Proteins encoded by one window of Polaribacter haliotis:
- a CDS encoding hybrid sensor histidine kinase/response regulator transcription factor has protein sequence MTKNIFLLFFFYSFFGFSQSNEYQFKHLSTLEGLSQSSVIAIEQDSFGQIWFGTRDGLNKFDGNSFTIYRNTSDATSISNNDILSILEDSDGFIWVGTYNGLNKYNPKTDSFKRYFHNNDGNSLSNNTIWTITEMQNGEIWFGTSNGLSIYNKAKDSFTNVYPILNDEKSIAGNHILSILEAKNNTIWIGTKSGLSKLISSKNGEFIFENYGDYQIQDLAENEKGEILIASKNNGVLFLNSTINKIENYLSEENSKLVFKDVRNLVFDNKGALWIGTYQGLNVLDKNNKLSVLKNKEYDSKSLSKNTIKSIFKDKKGSIWIGAYYGGINLWDDSNVNFTNFSQNNRNEKLSYNVISSIQHYKNLLFFGTEGGGITIYNKEDNSTKFINQKEYTALSNNNIKSLLVVDKHLFIGTLDSGIAVYDIENNRFKNDYISTGILGKLKSLGVYAIEKGVDNSIWIGTFGEGVFNYNLNSKKFASFKNDVKNNTSLSNNLVRTITVDSENNTWIGTQRGLNKIDKSQEITRYFYNNEVQSGDDITSIFEDISNTIWVGTKSKGLFKLINNSFVNVPLKVENGFVTTIHSILQDDKKNLWISSNEGILKYNIDAQTSVVYNQKDGVISNEFNDNTSLKIGASQFYFGGPNGVTSFNTNSFMVNNYSPQVLITDFKIKQNNTNKKETVLEETTLFTEDILLSHSQGNFTIQFAIPNFINSNNNTYKYRLKGLEEEWTTTSNNIASYTIQNSGNYTFEVKGANNDGIWNEKPTTISIKVKPAPWRSWWAFLLYAIIIATALYFLISGQQSKTRLKHKLDLELLENEKIEEANKAKLEFFTNISHEFRTPLTLILGPLNQILQDYKGSSKMYKKLLVVENSGKHLLQLINRLMDFRKLEKNLYQLESAEGNIVKFLQEIFLSFTEYANDGDYEYTFHTTDDEILVYYDRYKLERVFYNLISNAFRYTPKNGKISIRIKKEENDVIISVEDNGIGISKENQSKIFERFFEIKNKSAEHKNYNKGTGIGLSIAKNIVKLHKGEIAVESNKNEKGSVFSVALALGRAHLSDDEIIKDFKFSDDVSQYVIEPNKPIIFEDELTDAINDKDKPTILLVEDSKPLRKFMKSILKETYNILEAENGKIALKMAQKYLPNLIVSDVIMPVMVGTELCTEIKNNIKTSHIPVILLTSRSSLIYKLEGLESGADDYISKPFDVNEFQIRIKNLLQTSNRLKEKYAGENDLNPSEVIISSLDEKLYKKALEIVENNISNESFDIPFFCSELGVSRTMLFIKIKAWTNFTPNDFIQHFRMKRAAQLLEQGKINISEVSYKVGFKNPKYFSKCFLKKYGETPTQYSNKFFEY, from the coding sequence ATGACTAAAAACATATTTCTTTTATTCTTTTTTTATTCCTTTTTTGGATTTTCTCAATCGAATGAATATCAGTTCAAACACCTTTCTACACTTGAAGGTTTATCGCAAAGTTCTGTAATTGCAATCGAGCAAGATTCATTCGGACAAATATGGTTTGGAACGAGAGATGGTTTGAATAAATTCGACGGAAATTCATTTACAATTTATAGAAATACAAGCGATGCTACTTCCATAAGCAACAACGATATCTTATCTATTTTAGAAGATTCAGACGGTTTTATCTGGGTTGGAACGTATAATGGATTGAACAAATACAATCCTAAAACTGATAGCTTTAAACGTTATTTCCACAATAATGATGGTAATTCTTTAAGTAACAATACCATTTGGACAATTACTGAAATGCAAAATGGAGAAATTTGGTTTGGAACTTCTAACGGACTTTCCATTTACAATAAAGCTAAAGATTCTTTTACGAATGTGTATCCTATTTTAAATGATGAAAAAAGCATAGCAGGAAATCATATTTTATCAATTCTTGAAGCTAAAAATAATACTATTTGGATTGGCACAAAATCTGGTTTAAGTAAATTAATTTCATCAAAAAACGGAGAATTTATTTTTGAAAATTATGGCGATTATCAGATTCAAGATTTAGCTGAAAATGAAAAAGGAGAAATACTAATCGCCTCTAAAAATAATGGGGTTTTATTTTTAAATTCTACCATAAATAAAATTGAAAATTATTTATCAGAGGAAAACAGCAAACTCGTTTTTAAAGATGTAAGAAATTTAGTTTTCGACAATAAAGGCGCACTATGGATTGGAACCTACCAAGGCTTAAATGTTTTAGACAAAAACAATAAATTATCAGTTTTAAAAAATAAAGAATATGATTCCAAGAGTTTAAGTAAAAATACGATAAAGTCTATTTTTAAAGATAAAAAAGGATCAATTTGGATTGGAGCATATTATGGAGGCATTAATCTTTGGGACGATTCTAATGTGAATTTTACAAATTTTTCGCAAAATAATAGAAACGAAAAGTTGAGTTATAATGTAATTAGTTCTATTCAGCATTATAAAAATTTGCTGTTTTTTGGAACTGAAGGTGGAGGAATTACCATTTATAATAAAGAAGACAATTCAACTAAATTTATCAATCAAAAAGAATATACTGCTTTATCTAACAACAATATAAAATCGCTTTTAGTAGTTGATAAACATTTGTTTATTGGGACTTTAGACAGCGGAATTGCAGTTTATGATATTGAAAATAATCGTTTTAAAAACGATTATATTTCAACAGGAATTTTAGGAAAATTAAAATCTTTAGGAGTTTATGCCATTGAAAAAGGTGTTGATAATTCTATTTGGATTGGAACTTTTGGTGAAGGTGTTTTCAATTATAATTTAAATTCTAAAAAGTTTGCATCTTTTAAAAATGATGTAAAAAACAATACTTCTTTAAGTAACAATTTGGTAAGAACCATAACTGTAGATTCTGAAAATAATACTTGGATTGGGACACAAAGAGGTTTGAATAAAATTGATAAATCCCAAGAAATTACACGTTATTTTTATAATAATGAAGTACAATCTGGAGACGATATTACTTCCATTTTTGAAGATATTTCGAACACAATTTGGGTAGGCACAAAATCCAAAGGACTTTTTAAACTCATTAATAATTCGTTTGTAAATGTTCCTTTAAAGGTAGAAAATGGTTTTGTTACAACCATACATAGTATTTTACAAGATGATAAAAAAAATCTTTGGATTTCTTCTAATGAGGGAATTTTAAAATACAATATCGATGCACAAACCAGTGTTGTTTACAACCAAAAAGATGGTGTTATTAGCAATGAATTTAATGATAACACAAGTTTAAAAATAGGTGCTTCTCAATTTTATTTTGGTGGTCCAAATGGTGTTACTTCCTTTAATACCAATTCTTTTATGGTGAATAATTATTCTCCACAAGTACTAATTACAGATTTTAAAATAAAACAAAATAATACCAATAAAAAGGAAACTGTTTTAGAAGAAACAACACTTTTTACTGAAGATATTTTGTTGTCTCATTCACAAGGAAATTTTACGATTCAGTTTGCGATTCCGAATTTTATCAATTCAAATAATAATACTTATAAATACAGATTAAAAGGTTTAGAAGAAGAATGGACAACCACTTCTAACAACATTGCTTCTTATACAATTCAGAATTCTGGAAACTATACCTTTGAGGTAAAAGGTGCAAATAATGATGGAATTTGGAACGAGAAACCAACCACGATCAGCATAAAAGTAAAACCTGCTCCTTGGAGAAGTTGGTGGGCATTTTTATTGTACGCAATTATTATTGCAACTGCTTTATACTTTCTAATTTCTGGCCAGCAATCTAAAACACGTTTAAAACATAAATTAGATTTAGAACTTTTAGAAAACGAAAAAATTGAAGAAGCAAATAAAGCAAAATTAGAATTTTTCACCAATATTTCTCATGAATTTAGAACACCTTTAACCCTAATTTTAGGGCCTTTAAATCAGATTTTACAAGATTATAAAGGCAGTAGTAAAATGTATAAAAAGCTGTTGGTTGTAGAGAATAGCGGAAAACATTTGCTCCAATTAATCAACAGATTGATGGATTTTAGAAAACTGGAAAAAAATCTATATCAATTAGAATCTGCTGAAGGAAACATCGTTAAATTTTTACAAGAAATCTTTTTATCATTTACTGAATATGCAAATGATGGCGATTATGAATATACTTTTCACACAACAGATGATGAGATTCTCGTTTATTACGATCGTTATAAATTAGAGCGTGTTTTTTATAATTTAATTTCGAATGCATTTAGATATACTCCAAAAAATGGTAAGATTTCTATCAGAATAAAAAAAGAAGAAAACGATGTTATTATTTCTGTAGAAGACAATGGAATTGGAATTTCTAAAGAAAATCAATCTAAAATATTCGAGCGTTTTTTCGAAATAAAAAATAAATCCGCAGAACATAAAAACTACAATAAAGGAACAGGAATAGGTTTATCTATCGCCAAAAACATTGTAAAACTTCACAAAGGAGAAATTGCTGTAGAAAGCAATAAAAATGAAAAAGGTTCTGTGTTTTCAGTAGCATTGGCTTTGGGAAGAGCTCATCTTTCTGATGACGAAATTATTAAAGACTTTAAATTTAGCGACGATGTTTCTCAATATGTAATCGAGCCAAACAAACCCATTATTTTTGAAGATGAATTAACTGACGCTATAAATGATAAGGACAAACCAACCATTTTATTAGTGGAAGACAGCAAACCTTTGCGTAAGTTTATGAAGAGTATTCTTAAAGAAACATATAATATTTTAGAAGCAGAAAATGGAAAAATTGCTCTAAAAATGGCGCAAAAATACTTACCAAATTTAATTGTTAGTGATGTAATTATGCCAGTTATGGTAGGTACAGAATTGTGTACAGAAATTAAAAATAATATAAAAACGAGTCATATTCCAGTAATTTTATTAACGTCCAGGTCTTCGTTAATTTACAAATTAGAAGGTTTGGAAAGTGGCGCAGACGATTATATAAGCAAACCTTTTGATGTAAATGAGTTTCAAATAAGGATTAAAAATTTGTTGCAAACTTCTAACAGGTTAAAAGAAAAATATGCAGGCGAAAATGATTTGAATCCGAGTGAAGTAATTATTTCTTCATTAGATGAAAAGCTTTACAAAAAAGCGTTGGAAATTGTAGAAAATAATATTTCTAATGAATCTTTTGATATTCCTTTTTTCTGTTCAGAATTGGGTGTGAGTAGAACCATGTTGTTCATTAAAATTAAAGCGTGGACTAATTTTACACCAAACGATTTTATTCAGCATTTTAGAATGAAACGTGCTGCGCAATTATTAGAACAAGGAAAAATAAACATTTCTGAAGTCAGTTATAAGGTCGGTTTTAAAAATCCGAAATACTTTAGCAAGTGCTTTTTGAAGAAATATGGCGAAACACCTACACAATATTCTAATAAATTTTTTGAGTATTAA